In the Salvia miltiorrhiza cultivar Shanhuang (shh) chromosome 8, IMPLAD_Smil_shh, whole genome shotgun sequence genome, AAACATTTAACCAGACATTTAACTAGTGAAACACAAATTACACAACCAGAGATAGGAGTGGAAATTGCTGGACTCAGATTACCGCACAACAAAAGGTAACTTACCAATCCTATGAACATATGCAGCCATAGAATCTGGAAAATCATAGTTGATTACACAATTGACGCCTTTAAAGTCCATGCCGCGAGCAATAACATCAGTGGCAACCAATACCCATGTTTTCCCCGATCGAAAATTATTAACAGCATTTTCTCTCTGCATTGGTGGACATGGGTCAGTGAATTCTACATTGTTAAAAACTGGGAAACACAAACGAAGTTACAAGAAAAAGTTTCTGGCAGAACCCGAACTTGAATAAAGTGTAATAGGATTATAGGAGTGAACAATATATGCTCAAAACATAAATTACAGATATACCACCAGGCTTATAATTAACAGATACCCATTCATTGTGCGAGTAGACTGCAGTATGCCTTTCCCCGAGGAAAAGGCATTAGGACCTTTTCCATATTACAGTTAGAAAAGTAACAGTATGTGGTTAAGCATATATATTTGGTGCATCTATGGAGAAGAAAATAAAAGGCTAGCCTGGGTCATTTAAAACCAAGTACTCCTATGCGGAACATACTAGTAAGTAACTATAATATCACATGTAATTTTGATCATTGTATTTATGCcattaagcaaaaaaaaaagttacctGTACTTCTGAAAGATCAGCATGTATGACATCAGCTCTAATATCATCATATCTCAGTTCATTATAGAGTTCTTTAGCTCGCTCCTTGTTTTGTACAAAAATTAGCACCGGGGGATTCAAACTCTGCCATAGACATCAGAATACGCATTAAGTCAAGCCAAGTGACAAAAGTGGtttgaaaaaatattgaactaATGGAAATGGGAAAATTTTGTATCAGATACCACAATATAATCCCCCTCAATTCACACAACATAATAAATATGGATATGCCTTCAGCTTGGGGTGGGGTCATTTAGAGCAGGCTGGCCTTACAATCCCAACATGACAATCTCAGATGCAGGTTTAGCTTCATTTTGTTTCAAGGTTAGGGGAGGTCATGGCAAGGCCAATATTTCCTAAACTGCAGATCTAATCTAAGAGATTATAAGGAACAAGACATTTCAATCCCAGAACCGGAGAAAGCAAAGGTGGTATGTTTTGGGCAGTAGGCATGGCAATTTTAAGACTTGGCATGTGATGCTTCTTGGTGGTTCAGTTGTACATGTATCAGTTTGTCAGTGTAGCACATGACATGAGATAGAAAAACAATGGTCAATGGAGACTCAGACAGTCCAAGGATGGTGAAGTGGCAAGAGAGATGGAAAACTTAGCAACAGAACTTTGTTAATATCCTCAGCAGAAAGTATTTTTAGGAAAACGGGGAAACATCCAACGTAAGTGGTTATTTTGAAGCCAATAAATAGAACTAAGAAACCTCTAGAACACATTCAGGATTCTAGCAAAACTAAATAAagcaatttattctcaatttcaTCCTTGAAGGTCAAAGTCCATAACATATAAGAGGATACATCTCTGTCCATCAATAAAATGAAACTTAATGACAATAAGTACACAGCAGTTTCAAGCAAAAACCATACCTCTGCAAAGCTTTGACGAAGAGCAAGAAGCTTGCCTTCCTCACTTCCTACAAACACGAGCTTTTGCTTAATTGTTTCAGAAGCAGAATTTCTGTTGCACATATGAAGGAGTAGCATTTTAAAAACAGGAATAAACAAGACATTGCAACACTAAGTAACCGTAGCTGTTCATTCTATGGATATAAATGGTAGAAGTTACATGCACTATCCAGGAAATCAGCAAACAATGGATCAACAAAATCAAACTTATACAAGCAATCACAATTCAGTTATGTTTCTTACTTTCGGCCAATAATTATTCGGACTGCATCATGCATAATTGTGCGGGCAAGCTCTTCAACAGTATCAGGCAAAGTAGCACTGAATAGAGAGCGCACGATTGAAGGATTTGAGCATGCTTTGACCACTGCATCAACCTGCTTCACCAAACCTAATTCAAAAAGCTTGTCAGCTTCATCCAGGACAAGAAATTCGACCCTGCATATAAGAGAAGGTCCCATTACAACTGGAGCCAAAGCCAATTCACTAAGTCATTGGGGGAGCAGAATCAAGAGGATATCAGATAATTATTCAGAAAAAGTAGTTCTATATCCAGCACAACCAATGTGGTACATTTTCTATTCATCCACTAAATAAGATCAGATGCTTATTTTCAGCAAAACTGCTTgaattattttcttctttttccatAGGGAGAGGCTGTCTCCACATAAACCTTTCAACTTATAGTTCGGAAATTTTCACCTGCCCCTGGCTTAAGGTGAGAGCAATAATAGAGAAAGCAACTTGAATTAGTAACCCAACTCCAGTAGACGCAAATATGAAGTAACCAGAATTTTTTCTCCCATTTCACAGACAGCCAATTAGAAAAAAGCCAAACATGAAAGACCAGAATACAAACACAAAGTCATAAAGACTGCCAGTATCTTTTAACATTTACAAAGGCACAAAGCCAGATGCTTTTAGATGCAGAACAAAATTCCCGTAGAAGTTCAACTGGTAATATTCTAATCAaagagaaatgaaaaaaaaaaaaaaaaaaacccacaaTATGGATTAAGTATTACTTGCTCAAATCAAGCTTTCTTTTGCGAACTGCAAACTGCACCCTGAAAGGCGTGGATATGAGAATGTCACAAGGCTGCTTTGAAAAATCAGCACTTTTAGCGAGCTGCTTGGTCATAAGCTTGATGTAAAACTTCTTTCCTTTAACCAACTTCTTGCATTCTCGAGTTGTCTGAGCTGCTAATTCGCGTGTTGGGCAAAGGATCACTGCCCGAATGCCATCCTTTGAAGCACGCTGAAAGGAAGTATTGTTTAGCGAACTTCAGGGGAAAATGGGATTAAAAGTATGGTTTAACACCTACATACCTCAAGTTTCATAAGAATTGGGCAGACAAATGCAAAAGTTTTCCCAGAACCAGTAGGTGCACAAGCAAAGCACTCCCTTCCCTGGACAATTTTATAAAAGTAATAGCAATTacatatttttatacaa is a window encoding:
- the LOC130997638 gene encoding DEAD-box ATP-dependent RNA helicase 57; the protein is MEKDTSFLFSGITFNRKKFARDFARFQEQKGVDCATDEPALLENADPVSEEVVTVRADKKRKRKAASDPVEGFSVFKSSKSKKAVDQVDENNEDKLLLGKKEYHRQLERDALFRKKHNIHVSGSNIPSPLQSFTELKLRHSCKSYLLRNLAELGFKEPTPIQRQAIPVLLSGRECFACAPTGSGKTFAFVCPILMKLERASKDGIRAVILCPTRELAAQTTRECKKLVKGKKFYIKLMTKQLAKSADFSKQPCDILISTPFRVQFAVRKRKLDLSKVEFLVLDEADKLFELGLVKQVDAVVKACSNPSIVRSLFSATLPDTVEELARTIMHDAVRIIIGRKNSASETIKQKLVFVGSEEGKLLALRQSFAESLNPPVLIFVQNKERAKELYNELRYDDIRADVIHADLSEVQRENAVNNFRSGKTWVLVATDVIARGMDFKGVNCVINYDFPDSMAAYVHRIGRSGRAGRSGEAITLYTEADVPYLRNIANVMASSGCEVPAWIMSLAKKKWRKYRPQREAISTKHQD